Genomic segment of Candidatus Rokuibacteriota bacterium:
GACCCGCGGATGGTGGGCCGATCTCGTGGAGCCGGCGCTCGGCGCAGCGGCGGGGCGCTGGCGAATCGACCCCGTCTTCCTCTCCTCCCCGACGGCGATCGCCCGCACCGGCGCGCGCCTCTTTGCCACGGGTGAGATCTGGAACGACCTCCGCGTGAGCGGCCTCGAGTTCCTGCTGGGGTTCGCCGTGGCCGTGGTCACCGGCATCGCCCTGGGTCTGGTCGCCGGGTGGTACCGTCATGCCTCTTTCGCGCTGGAGCCGTTCTTCTCGGCCCTCAACGCCACGCCCCGGGTGGCGCTCCTCCCCCTGATCATCATCTGGGTGGGGATCGACATCTGGTCCAAGGTGCTCGTCGTGCTCCTGGGCGCGATCGTGCCGATCTACCTGAACCTCGTGGCCGGCGTGCGGACGACGGACGCC
This window contains:
- a CDS encoding ABC transporter permease — protein: MTRARAFYFENERFILGSLTVGLVLLLWEGLTRGWWADLVEPALGAAAGRWRIDPVFLSSPTAIARTGARLFATGEIWNDLRVSGLEFLLGFAVAVVTGIALGLVAGWYRHASFALEPFFSALNATPRVALLPLIIIWVGIDIWSKVLVVLLGAIVPIYLNLVAGVRTTDARLLSVARSFGSSEPRLFWTIILPSAVPFLLTGLRLGVGRAMVGIVVGELYAATAGVGFMITVAGATFQTDKVFVGVILIALAGLLMIEGLTRLERRFDTWRPKVGAAA